One genomic segment of Bacteroides caccae includes these proteins:
- a CDS encoding AraC family transcriptional regulator translates to MLQQYHTKLKGTLALTDSYQTEKTLQKEKGLYKFIWVRKGSITVEIDHQEMLMSQDDVISLTHLQHLEFKSIDGEYTTLLFNSNFYCIYGNDHEVSCSGFLFNGSSHLVRFTLNEQERRQLNDITVAMENEFTVSDSLQEEMLRILLKRFIIQCTRIARHRLDITREKESGFEIVRQYYNLVDEYYKTKKQVQDYADMLHKSPKTLSNIFSTCKLPSPLRVIHERVEAEAKRLLLYSSKSAKEIADILGFEDQASFSRFFKNMTGQSAVQFRNEQIGKN, encoded by the coding sequence ATGCTGCAACAATATCACACAAAACTTAAAGGAACACTCGCGCTTACGGATTCTTATCAGACAGAGAAGACACTGCAAAAAGAAAAAGGACTCTACAAGTTTATATGGGTGCGCAAGGGAAGTATCACGGTGGAAATCGACCACCAGGAAATGCTGATGTCGCAGGATGATGTGATTTCACTGACACACCTGCAACATCTTGAGTTCAAATCAATCGACGGGGAATATACAACTTTACTGTTCAACAGTAATTTCTATTGCATCTACGGCAATGACCATGAGGTGTCGTGCAGCGGTTTCCTCTTCAACGGTTCGTCCCACCTTGTCCGCTTCACCCTCAACGAGCAGGAACGCCGGCAACTGAACGATATCACCGTAGCCATGGAGAACGAGTTCACCGTTTCGGACAGCCTTCAGGAAGAAATGCTGCGCATCCTTCTTAAAAGGTTTATCATCCAATGTACCCGGATAGCCCGTCACCGGTTGGACATTACACGGGAAAAGGAATCCGGCTTCGAGATTGTCCGCCAGTACTACAATCTGGTGGACGAGTATTACAAGACTAAGAAACAGGTGCAGGACTATGCCGATATGTTGCACAAATCACCCAAAACCCTGTCGAATATCTTTTCTACGTGCAAACTGCCTTCCCCACTCCGTGTGATTCATGAACGGGTGGAAGCGGAAGCGAAACGCCTGCTGCTGTACAGCAGCAAAAGTGCCAAAGAGATAGCCGATATTCTGGGGTTTGAAGATCAGGCTTCTTTCAGCCGTTTCTTCAAAAACATGACGGGACAGAGTGCCGTGCAGTTCAGAAATGAGCAGATTGGGAAGAATTGA
- a CDS encoding cytidine deaminase: MRDLTITAIIKVYQYDELNEADRALVTTAKEATARSYVPYSHFSVGAAALLGDGTVVSGTNQENAAYPSGLCAERTTLFYANSRYPDQPVITLAIAARTEKDFIDNPIPPCGACRQVILETEKRYGQPIRILLYGKECIYEIKSIGDLLPLSFDASAMED, translated from the coding sequence ATGAGAGACCTCACAATTACCGCAATTATTAAAGTATATCAATATGATGAGTTGAATGAGGCCGACCGGGCTCTTGTGACCACTGCCAAGGAAGCAACCGCACGCAGCTATGTCCCTTATTCGCATTTCTCGGTGGGTGCAGCCGCACTGCTGGGCGATGGAACTGTGGTGTCCGGCACGAATCAGGAAAATGCCGCATATCCGTCGGGACTCTGCGCGGAACGTACCACACTGTTCTATGCCAACTCCCGATACCCCGACCAGCCCGTCATCACACTTGCTATCGCCGCCAGAACGGAGAAAGACTTTATTGATAATCCGATTCCTCCCTGCGGTGCCTGCCGCCAGGTGATTCTCGAAACGGAGAAACGCTACGGGCAACCGATCCGCATTCTGCTTTACGGCAAAGAATGCATCTACGAAATTAAAAGTATAGGCGACTTACTGCCGTTATCATTTGACGCATCAGCTATGGAGGATTAA
- a CDS encoding NAD(P)/FAD-dependent oxidoreductase has translation MSLNIAKVDKKRVVIVGGGFGGLKLANKLKKSGFQVVLIDKNNYHQFPPLIYQVASAGMEPTSISFPFRKIFQHRKDFYFRMAEVRAIFPEKNMIQTSIGKAEYDYLVLAAGTTTNFFGNKHIEEEAMPMKNVSEAMGLRNALLANLERALTCSTKQEQQELLNIVIVGGGATGVEVAGVLSEMKKFVLPNDYPDMPASLMHVYLVEAGPRLLAGMSEDSSAHAEKFLREMGVNILLNKRVVDYRDHKVMLEDGSEIATRTFIWVSGVTGVTFGNMDASLIGRGGRIKVDEFNRVEGMKNVFAIGDQCVQFSDKDYPNGHPQLAQVAIQQGELLAKNLMRLEKGEEMKPFHYRNLGSMATVGRNRAVAEFSKIKTQGWFAWVLWLVVHLRSILGVRNKVVVLLNWIWNYFTYDQSMRMIVYARKAKEIRDREVVEATTHLGKDLLHEPQQSGQEKA, from the coding sequence ATGAGTCTAAATATTGCAAAAGTTGACAAGAAGCGTGTCGTCATAGTAGGCGGTGGTTTCGGTGGCCTGAAGTTAGCTAATAAGCTGAAGAAATCAGGCTTTCAGGTGGTATTGATTGATAAGAACAATTATCATCAGTTTCCCCCGTTGATTTATCAGGTGGCTTCGGCGGGTATGGAACCTACTTCCATTTCGTTCCCTTTCCGTAAAATTTTCCAGCACCGGAAAGACTTTTATTTCCGAATGGCGGAAGTACGCGCCATTTTCCCGGAAAAGAACATGATACAGACTTCCATTGGGAAAGCCGAATACGATTACCTCGTCTTGGCGGCAGGCACTACCACCAACTTTTTCGGTAATAAGCATATCGAAGAAGAGGCCATGCCGATGAAGAACGTCTCCGAAGCCATGGGACTGCGGAATGCTCTTTTGGCTAATCTCGAACGGGCGTTGACCTGCTCAACCAAACAGGAACAACAGGAACTGCTGAATATCGTCATTGTAGGCGGAGGAGCCACAGGCGTAGAAGTGGCCGGTGTACTTTCGGAAATGAAGAAGTTTGTACTGCCGAACGATTATCCCGATATGCCGGCTAGCCTGATGCATGTCTATCTGGTGGAAGCCGGACCACGGCTGCTTGCCGGAATGTCGGAGGATTCATCCGCTCATGCGGAAAAATTCCTTCGTGAAATGGGAGTGAACATATTGCTGAACAAGCGTGTGGTCGACTATCGCGATCATAAGGTAATGCTAGAAGACGGTAGCGAGATTGCCACTCGTACCTTTATTTGGGTGAGTGGCGTGACTGGTGTTACTTTCGGAAACATGGATGCTTCGTTGATAGGGCGTGGCGGACGTATTAAAGTCGATGAATTTAACCGGGTGGAGGGAATGAAGAACGTCTTTGCCATTGGTGACCAATGTGTGCAGTTTTCTGATAAAGACTACCCCAACGGACATCCTCAGCTGGCACAAGTTGCTATCCAGCAGGGTGAACTCCTGGCAAAGAATCTGATGCGTCTTGAAAAAGGAGAGGAGATGAAACCTTTCCATTACCGGAATCTCGGCTCAATGGCAACTGTCGGTCGTAACCGTGCCGTGGCGGAATTTAGTAAGATAAAGACGCAAGGTTGGTTTGCCTGGGTGTTGTGGCTGGTAGTTCATTTGCGTTCTATTCTTGGCGTGCGCAACAAGGTGGTGGTACTACTTAACTGGATATGGAACTATTTCACTTACGACCAGTCCATGCGTATGATTGTCTATGCCCGGAAAGCAAAGGAGATTCGTGACAGGGAGGTCGTTGAAGCGACTACCCACTTAGGAAAAGACCTGCTGCACGAACCGCAACAAAGCGGACAGGAAAAAGCATAA
- a CDS encoding efflux RND transporter periplasmic adaptor subunit — MDREIPKEVRQKERNKKIIRYSAIGVAGVIVVSVLISLMRVGVEEKDLVFSTVDKGVIEVSVSASGKVVPAFEEIINSPINSRILEIYKKGGDSVEIGTPILKLDLQSTETQYQKLLDEEQMRRYKLDQLRVNSQTKLSDMAMQIKVSAMKLSRMKVELRNEHYLDSLGAGTTDKVRQAELSYNVAQLEYEQLQQQFKNEQEVAAAELKVQELDFNIFRKSLAEMKRTFEDAQIRSPRKAILTFINNQIGAQISQGEQVAVISDLSHFKVEGEIADTYGDRVSAGGKAIVKIGSDKLEGTVSSVTPLSKNGVISFSVQLKEDNHRRLRSGLKTDVYVMNAVKEDVMRIANGSFYVGRGEYELFVCDSDSELVKRKVQLGDSNFEYVEVLSGLKLGDRVVVSDMNSYKNKNKLKLK; from the coding sequence ATGGACAGAGAAATTCCTAAGGAAGTTCGTCAGAAAGAACGTAATAAGAAAATCATTCGTTATTCGGCCATAGGAGTGGCAGGAGTTATTGTTGTCAGTGTACTCATCTCTTTGATGAGAGTGGGAGTAGAAGAAAAAGATCTTGTTTTCTCTACAGTTGACAAAGGAGTGATCGAAGTCAGTGTCAGTGCGTCGGGAAAGGTGGTTCCTGCTTTTGAAGAGATAATCAATTCGCCTATTAACTCCCGTATCCTTGAAATCTATAAAAAAGGAGGCGATAGCGTGGAGATAGGCACTCCGATTTTGAAACTCGATCTTCAAAGTACGGAAACACAATACCAGAAACTGTTGGATGAAGAACAAATGCGTCGTTATAAACTTGACCAGCTTCGTGTCAACAGCCAGACCAAACTTTCCGATATGGCGATGCAGATCAAGGTTTCAGCCATGAAACTTAGCCGGATGAAGGTGGAACTGCGGAACGAACATTATCTGGACAGTCTCGGGGCAGGAACAACGGATAAAGTCCGTCAGGCGGAACTAAGCTATAATGTTGCCCAGCTCGAATACGAACAACTTCAACAGCAGTTTAAAAATGAACAGGAAGTGGCCGCCGCAGAGTTGAAGGTGCAGGAACTTGATTTCAATATCTTCCGTAAGAGTCTGGCGGAGATGAAGCGTACGTTTGAGGATGCGCAAATACGTTCTCCCCGAAAAGCTATCCTTACCTTTATTAATAATCAGATTGGTGCACAGATTTCGCAGGGCGAACAAGTGGCAGTCATCTCCGATTTGAGTCATTTCAAAGTGGAAGGCGAGATTGCCGATACGTACGGTGACCGTGTGTCGGCAGGGGGAAAAGCGATTGTGAAAATCGGCAGTGATAAATTGGAAGGAACTGTCAGCAGTGTGACACCGCTTTCCAAGAATGGGGTGATCTCTTTCAGCGTACAGTTGAAGGAGGATAACCACCGCCGTCTGCGTTCCGGATTGAAGACGGATGTCTATGTGATGAATGCCGTGAAAGAAGATGTGATGCGTATTGCCAATGGCTCTTTCTATGTGGGACGCGGTGAATATGAACTGTTTGTCTGCGATTCGGATAGCGAACTGGTCAAACGTAAAGTACAGTTGGGCGATTCCAACTTTGAATATGTAGAAGTGCTGAGCGGGTTGAAACTGGGCGACAGGGTAGTGGTGAGCGATATGAACTCCTATAAAAACAAGAATAAACTGAAACTAAAATAA
- a CDS encoding DUF417 family protein: protein MKEKFIALLTFTSSLRNFGTKFIRVAILVVFVWIGGLKYFHYEADGIVPFVANSPFMSFFYAKEAPEYKNFKNPEGALVPENRAWHEANNTYTFSYGLGALIMSIGILVFLGIFFPKVGLVGDSLAIIMTLGTLSFLVTTPEVWVPNLGSGEFGFPLLSGAGRLVIKDIVILAGAVVLLSDSSQRVLKTLKKD, encoded by the coding sequence ATGAAAGAAAAATTTATCGCATTACTGACCTTCACATCAAGTCTGAGAAATTTTGGTACCAAGTTTATCCGTGTAGCCATTCTAGTCGTATTCGTATGGATAGGCGGGCTGAAGTATTTCCACTACGAAGCCGACGGGATTGTTCCGTTTGTAGCCAACAGCCCGTTCATGAGCTTCTTCTATGCAAAGGAAGCGCCGGAGTACAAAAACTTCAAGAATCCGGAAGGTGCTCTGGTACCCGAAAACCGTGCATGGCACGAAGCGAACAACACATATACTTTCTCCTACGGACTGGGAGCGCTTATCATGAGTATCGGTATTCTGGTGTTCTTGGGCATCTTCTTCCCCAAAGTGGGACTGGTGGGCGATTCGCTCGCTATCATCATGACGCTCGGTACACTTTCGTTCCTCGTCACCACGCCGGAGGTCTGGGTACCCAACCTGGGGAGCGGAGAATTCGGTTTCCCGTTACTGTCCGGTGCAGGACGGCTGGTGATTAAAGATATCGTCATACTGGCAGGTGCAGTAGTGCTTCTATCCGACTCGTCACAACGTGTACTCAAAACATTGAAAAAAGACTAA
- a CDS encoding ABC transporter ATP-binding protein: MIKLVGINKIYRTNEIETVALEDVNLTVNKGEFLSIMGPSGCGKSTLLNIMGLLDTPTGGSIEVAGTRIESMKDKELAAFRNKKLGFVFQSFHLINSLNVLDNVELPLLYRRMSSSERKRLAQDVLAKVGLSHRMRHFPSQLSGGQCQRVAVARAIIGNPEIILADEPTGNLDSRMGAEVMELLHRLNKEDGRTIVMVTHNEEQAKQTSRTVRFFDGHQVQ; the protein is encoded by the coding sequence GTGATTAAATTAGTTGGCATTAATAAGATTTATCGCACCAATGAGATTGAAACGGTAGCGTTGGAGGATGTAAACCTTACAGTGAATAAAGGAGAGTTCCTGAGCATTATGGGGCCGTCAGGTTGTGGTAAATCCACTTTATTGAACATTATGGGGCTATTGGATACACCAACCGGTGGAAGTATAGAAGTAGCCGGAACAAGAATTGAAAGCATGAAAGATAAGGAACTTGCCGCTTTCCGTAATAAGAAACTGGGATTTGTGTTTCAGTCCTTCCACCTGATAAATTCGCTCAATGTGCTGGATAATGTTGAGTTGCCTTTACTTTACCGTCGTATGAGTAGCAGTGAACGCAAGCGGTTGGCACAGGACGTTTTGGCAAAGGTGGGGTTAAGTCACCGGATGCGTCATTTCCCGTCTCAGCTCTCCGGTGGTCAGTGCCAGCGTGTTGCTGTTGCCCGTGCGATTATCGGCAATCCGGAGATTATCCTTGCTGACGAGCCGACCGGTAACCTGGACTCCAGAATGGGAGCGGAAGTTATGGAACTGCTTCACCGGTTGAATAAGGAAGACGGACGGACGATTGTTATGGTGACGCATAATGAAGAACAGGCAAAACAGACTTCGCGGACAGTTCGTTTCTTTGACGGGCATCAAGTGCAGTAA
- a CDS encoding ABC transporter permease: MLKLILKNLWARRVRNAWLLAELILVTVLTWYITDPLFVLSYNQTLPLGYEPDGLLIAPIRSLPSTAPDYNKEEADSLHTMENMHRMLRKLRDYPGVQNAAPLVTFAFPGSGGSSYNTYAYDTLAIPASISYFIPHTGFFETFGFKTFEGKTLGELDNMDYQRNDLVVSADLLQILPKVGRLTGKRLFYNSDDDEKDTTFFQIKGVVEKVRSRNYEQGMYSFFEPQLNVRSKEVWNGGSFLIRLQPDVSEQRFLHDFRTWAYSNLKAGNLYIREVSTYKEQLDYLEYGSGVTNKYRMNIILAVFFLINLALGVTGAFWLQTRSRREEVGIMLSYGAAPGNICRLLMGEAAILASFAWLVGCLIYLQYGLAEGNWYEQGYVVPSLWINNFWLHYIVVSLIVYIIIIVVVLLGVFIPAYKISRIPPTEALRDE; this comes from the coding sequence ATGTTGAAACTGATACTGAAAAATCTTTGGGCACGGCGAGTCCGGAATGCGTGGTTGCTTGCCGAACTGATACTGGTCACTGTTCTGACCTGGTATATCACTGATCCTCTCTTTGTGTTAAGTTATAATCAGACGTTGCCTTTAGGATACGAACCGGACGGGTTGCTGATTGCTCCTATCCGCAGTTTGCCTTCCACTGCTCCTGATTATAATAAGGAAGAAGCGGATTCTCTTCATACAATGGAAAATATGCATCGTATGTTACGTAAGTTACGTGATTATCCCGGTGTACAGAATGCTGCTCCTTTGGTGACTTTTGCTTTTCCGGGTTCGGGAGGGAGTTCGTATAATACTTATGCATACGATACATTGGCAATACCGGCGTCCATATCCTACTTTATACCCCATACCGGATTCTTTGAGACTTTTGGTTTCAAAACCTTTGAAGGAAAGACATTGGGAGAATTGGACAATATGGATTATCAGAGAAATGATCTTGTTGTATCTGCTGATTTGTTGCAGATCCTTCCGAAGGTCGGCCGGTTGACCGGAAAACGACTGTTTTATAATAGCGATGACGATGAGAAGGATACAACTTTCTTTCAAATAAAAGGAGTCGTGGAGAAAGTGCGTTCCCGTAATTATGAACAAGGTATGTATTCTTTCTTTGAACCGCAATTGAATGTTCGTTCGAAAGAAGTATGGAACGGGGGATCTTTTTTGATTCGTCTGCAACCGGATGTGTCCGAGCAACGTTTTCTGCATGACTTCCGTACTTGGGCATACAGTAATCTGAAAGCCGGTAATCTTTATATACGGGAGGTCTCTACTTACAAGGAACAATTGGATTACTTGGAATATGGCTCCGGTGTTACCAATAAATACCGGATGAATATAATATTAGCGGTTTTCTTTCTTATTAATCTGGCGTTAGGAGTCACCGGTGCTTTCTGGCTCCAAACTCGTAGCCGCCGTGAAGAAGTGGGAATTATGTTGAGCTATGGGGCAGCACCGGGTAATATATGCAGGCTATTAATGGGAGAAGCTGCTATATTGGCTTCGTTTGCCTGGTTGGTGGGGTGTCTGATTTATTTGCAGTATGGACTGGCAGAAGGCAACTGGTATGAACAGGGCTATGTCGTGCCTTCACTTTGGATTAACAATTTCTGGCTGCATTATATAGTAGTGTCACTTATAGTTTATATCATTATTATCGTTGTGGTGTTGCTCGGAGTCTTTATTCCGGCTTACAAGATAAGTAGGATTCCTCCCACCGAAGCCTTGCGTGATGAATAA
- a CDS encoding glucosaminidase domain-containing protein, translating into MENKLYRLVFLTMVFFFAVGAQAQRRNSRYVEYINKYSDLAVEQMKLHKIPASITLAQGLLESGAGYSQLARKSNNHFGIKCGGSWRGRSVRHDDDARNECFRAYSNPRDSYEDHSEFLRRGARYAFLFKLDITDYKGWARGLKKAGYATDPSYANRLITIIEDYDLYKYDRKGVYSERKLRKNPWLMNPHQIYIANDIAYVVARHGDTFQDLGKELGISWKKLVKYNDLHREYTLMEGDIIYLKSKKKKASKPHTVYVVRDGDSMHGISQKYGIRLKNLYKMNRKDGDYVPEVGDRLRLR; encoded by the coding sequence ATGGAGAACAAACTGTATAGACTGGTCTTTTTAACTATGGTTTTCTTCTTTGCAGTAGGAGCGCAGGCGCAACGAAGAAATTCCCGTTACGTAGAATATATAAATAAGTATAGTGATCTGGCTGTGGAGCAGATGAAGCTTCATAAGATTCCGGCTAGTATAACGCTGGCGCAGGGATTGTTGGAAAGCGGAGCCGGATATAGCCAGTTGGCACGCAAGAGCAACAACCATTTTGGTATCAAGTGCGGCGGCAGTTGGCGGGGGCGTAGTGTCCGCCATGATGACGATGCGCGTAATGAGTGTTTCCGTGCGTACAGTAATCCGCGTGATTCGTACGAAGACCACTCTGAGTTTCTGAGACGCGGAGCCCGCTATGCCTTTCTTTTCAAACTGGATATTACAGACTATAAAGGTTGGGCACGGGGATTGAAGAAAGCCGGATATGCCACCGACCCTTCTTATGCCAACCGTCTGATTACTATCATCGAAGATTATGACCTGTATAAGTACGACCGTAAGGGTGTCTACTCCGAACGTAAGCTAAGGAAAAACCCCTGGTTGATGAATCCGCATCAGATTTACATAGCCAATGATATCGCCTATGTTGTCGCCCGCCACGGAGATACTTTCCAGGATTTGGGCAAGGAATTGGGCATCAGTTGGAAGAAACTTGTGAAGTATAACGACTTACATCGTGAATATACCTTAATGGAAGGAGATATCATCTATCTGAAATCCAAAAAGAAGAAAGCCTCCAAACCTCATACTGTATATGTGGTGAGGGACGGTGATTCCATGCATGGCATTTCCCAGAAATACGGTATCCGGCTCAAAAACCTGTATAAGATGAATCGTAAGGACGGCGATTATGTCCCCGAAGTGGGCGACCGCCTGCGTCTTCGTTAG
- a CDS encoding ABC transporter permease: MAVRVYLKQAWNLMKQNPLFSTLYIVGTGISIVMTMVIAIVYYVRLAPVYPETNRMRTLVVKSAKMTNDESTHSANISYAMLKDWFCSLESAEVSTGVFGTSYARVTNEKEEIPTYARYTDENFFRVFPLVFLEGKPFTEADRRSGIHNVVLTDSYAQQLFGTTKGVVGKNFLMDYTNVKVVGVVKSGSFLTPDSYAQVYLPYSCRDGYDDEGSHWALGGYRVYILMKESKSVTDVQDEVLELVRKFNVSDMGDGWKLDLVGQPELYWHSTFRLWSNVAVDWGRVIWMFVGIFMVLLFVPAFNLSGMISARMERQLPDLGIRKAFGASRRRLLVQIIWENLLLTGLGTLLGLVIAWIVLALSGYEIFSLFEVFPKFPPKGVNLGMGIDMFFAPLIFVAAALFCLLLNLISALIPAWNALRHPIVESLNEQK, translated from the coding sequence ATGGCTGTCAGGGTATATTTGAAACAAGCGTGGAACTTAATGAAGCAGAATCCGCTTTTCAGCACGCTCTATATTGTAGGAACAGGGATTTCTATCGTTATGACAATGGTAATAGCTATTGTGTATTATGTGCGGTTGGCTCCTGTTTATCCGGAGACGAACAGGATGCGTACATTGGTGGTGAAATCCGCTAAAATGACAAACGATGAGAGTACTCATTCTGCCAATATCAGTTATGCAATGTTGAAAGACTGGTTCTGCTCGTTGGAAAGTGCGGAAGTAAGTACCGGAGTGTTTGGTACAAGTTATGCCCGGGTAACAAACGAAAAAGAAGAAATTCCGACTTATGCAAGGTATACGGACGAGAACTTTTTCCGTGTCTTTCCTTTGGTCTTTCTGGAGGGGAAGCCATTTACTGAGGCCGATCGCCGTAGCGGTATTCATAATGTAGTACTGACAGATAGTTATGCACAGCAGCTTTTCGGAACAACTAAGGGAGTGGTCGGTAAAAACTTCTTAATGGATTATACCAATGTAAAAGTAGTGGGTGTTGTGAAAAGTGGCAGTTTTCTTACACCGGACTCGTATGCCCAAGTTTATCTTCCTTATAGTTGTCGCGATGGCTATGATGATGAAGGAAGCCATTGGGCGTTGGGAGGTTATCGTGTCTACATTTTGATGAAGGAATCGAAAAGTGTCACAGATGTACAAGATGAAGTACTGGAACTTGTCCGTAAATTTAATGTATCGGATATGGGTGACGGGTGGAAGCTGGATTTAGTGGGACAACCCGAACTTTATTGGCATAGCACTTTCCGCCTCTGGAGTAATGTCGCTGTCGACTGGGGCAGGGTGATATGGATGTTTGTAGGTATCTTTATGGTATTACTTTTTGTTCCCGCTTTCAATTTGAGCGGCATGATTTCTGCCCGTATGGAACGCCAGTTACCGGATTTGGGTATACGTAAGGCGTTTGGTGCTTCCCGCAGGCGGTTATTGGTACAGATTATCTGGGAAAATCTACTCCTTACAGGCTTGGGAACTCTTCTCGGATTGGTAATAGCTTGGATTGTACTTGCTTTGTCGGGATATGAGATATTCAGTTTATTCGAAGTCTTTCCTAAGTTTCCTCCTAAAGGAGTGAATTTGGGAATGGGAATTGATATGTTTTTTGCTCCGTTAATCTTTGTGGCAGCGGCTCTGTTCTGTTTATTACTGAATCTGATATCAGCGTTAATACCCGCATGGAATGCATTACGCCATCCGATAGTTGAATCTTTGAATGAGCAGAAATAG
- a CDS encoding FAD-dependent oxidoreductase, with protein sequence MKQYDAIIIGFGKAGKTLAAELSNRGWQVAVVERSSMMYGGTCPNIACIPTKTLVHEAGIAALLYHDDYPKQANLYKQAIGRKNRLTSFLRNNNYERLSKRPNVTVYTGEGSFVSANIIKVALPEGDIELQGKEIFINTGSTPIIPAIDGIKESQKVYTSTTLLDLNVLPQRLIIVGGGYIGLEFASMYAEFGSKVTLLEGGNRFMPRNDQDIANSVKEVLEKKGIEIHLNARAQSIHDTNDGVTLTYSDVSDGTPYFVDGDAILIATGRKPMIEGLNLQAAGIGVDAHGAIVVNDQLRTTVPHVWAMGDVKGGAQFTYLSLDDFRIIRDQLFGDKKRDIGDRDPVPYAVFIDPPLAHIGLTEEEALKRGYSFKVSRLPATSVVRSRTLKQTDGMLKAIVNDHSGKIMGCTLFCAEAPEIINIVAMAMKTGQHYTFLRDFIFTHPSMSEGLNELFDI encoded by the coding sequence ATGAAACAATATGATGCAATCATTATAGGGTTCGGCAAAGCAGGAAAGACTCTTGCTGCCGAACTTTCAAACCGCGGCTGGCAAGTTGCCGTCGTGGAACGTTCAAGCATGATGTATGGAGGAACGTGTCCCAACATCGCCTGTATCCCGACGAAAACGCTCGTGCACGAAGCCGGCATTGCCGCCTTGCTCTATCACGATGATTATCCGAAACAGGCGAACTTATACAAACAGGCTATCGGCCGGAAAAACAGACTGACGTCTTTCTTAAGAAACAATAATTATGAAAGGTTAAGCAAACGTCCCAATGTAACGGTCTACACGGGAGAAGGTTCTTTCGTTTCGGCTAATATCATCAAGGTGGCGCTGCCGGAAGGGGATATCGAACTGCAAGGGAAAGAAATCTTCATCAATACGGGTTCCACACCGATTATTCCGGCAATAGACGGGATTAAGGAGAGTCAGAAAGTATATACGAGCACTACTCTTTTGGACTTGAACGTGCTGCCTCAACGCCTGATTATCGTGGGCGGAGGATATATCGGACTGGAATTTGCTTCGATGTATGCCGAGTTCGGGAGCAAAGTTACCCTTCTCGAAGGAGGCAACCGGTTCATGCCCCGCAACGACCAGGATATAGCGAACAGCGTGAAAGAGGTGTTGGAAAAGAAAGGGATAGAGATTCATCTGAATGCCCGTGCACAGTCTATCCATGATACGAATGACGGTGTGACGCTGACTTATTCGGACGTATCCGACGGCACTCCTTATTTTGTAGACGGCGACGCTATCCTTATCGCAACCGGGCGAAAGCCTATGATTGAAGGATTGAACCTGCAAGCAGCAGGTATAGGGGTGGATGCTCACGGGGCTATCGTGGTGAATGACCAGTTACGCACAACCGTCCCTCACGTTTGGGCAATGGGTGATGTGAAAGGCGGAGCGCAGTTTACCTATCTCTCATTAGATGATTTCCGGATCATCCGCGACCAGCTTTTCGGAGACAAGAAACGGGACATCGGAGATCGTGACCCTGTTCCTTATGCCGTATTTATCGACCCGCCATTGGCTCATATCGGACTTACCGAAGAAGAAGCACTGAAAAGAGGATATTCTTTTAAGGTTTCCCGTTTGCCGGCTACTTCTGTGGTACGTTCGCGCACGTTGAAACAGACAGACGGCATGCTGAAAGCAATTGTAAACGACCATAGCGGAAAGATCATGGGGTGTACACTGTTTTGCGCCGAAGCCCCGGAAATAATCAATATCGTTGCCATGGCGATGAAAACAGGACAACATTATACATTCCTGCGGGATTTCATCTTTACGCATCCTAGTATGAGTGAAGGCTTGAATGAATTGTTCGATATATAA